The following proteins come from a genomic window of Aquimarina sp. MAR_2010_214:
- a CDS encoding asparagine synthase-related protein, which produces MISFSINLKDVAHSCIVTSKRWCFKESYIEPFAHQSLESFAITNGRQYLFVVRERNSQEVIKTNENQALRNVCDTEFYQIKKSLTKWSLHYISLLIDKSTITIHTGKWGVAPIYLVESKNTLRGHWNPKEHYKNLSSFQLDKELVSHYLITYYRPYSKKTIFPEMHRLTERSVAQWKGKGTLEIIYPPSVEQPFAKELKPNADVIGMFKEILYHSMKRWVHDDTKTISAELSSGLDSGIVSILASSLISGKLQTYGLLVMDEYKEAQISRRDELITKFGYKDTSIDIEGFLPFSENSYRVTNAEMVPWEGCYHAAFNHLLSLTQQKKDNVLFTGFGGDELFFPYWDEMDEVDKKSYISNAHLSRDKVPLFIKNDLYETYSDTVNSIKRAPKSLMSDSSIEAVAYGSPVYLTNNIWPVSPYCTPELINFCRSLPFSWRKNRRLQREFLTQHGCSRKISHPKQSEDFGPVMSHALQQSSIKVDNLFKNSCLADMGYIEPKRFISAYHKHINNRQRSKYSNIDFYTVIALEYTMYSLFTKQNENLVMI; this is translated from the coding sequence ATGATTAGTTTTTCGATTAATTTAAAGGATGTTGCTCACTCATGTATAGTAACATCAAAAAGATGGTGTTTTAAAGAAAGCTATATAGAACCATTTGCGCATCAATCACTAGAGTCTTTTGCTATTACTAATGGAAGACAATATTTATTTGTGGTTAGAGAGCGTAATTCTCAAGAGGTAATTAAAACAAATGAAAATCAAGCGCTACGAAATGTTTGTGACACTGAGTTTTATCAAATAAAAAAGAGCCTTACAAAGTGGTCATTGCATTATATTTCTTTGTTAATAGATAAAAGTACTATTACTATACACACGGGCAAATGGGGTGTGGCTCCAATTTACCTGGTCGAAAGCAAAAATACATTACGTGGGCACTGGAACCCTAAAGAACATTATAAAAACCTTTCTTCATTTCAATTAGATAAAGAACTGGTTTCTCATTATCTTATTACATATTATAGGCCATACTCAAAAAAAACAATATTTCCCGAAATGCATAGGCTTACAGAACGATCTGTGGCTCAATGGAAAGGGAAGGGTACTTTAGAAATTATCTACCCTCCATCTGTGGAACAACCTTTTGCTAAAGAACTTAAACCAAATGCAGATGTTATAGGGATGTTTAAAGAAATTCTTTATCATTCTATGAAACGATGGGTACATGATGATACTAAAACAATATCTGCCGAATTAAGCAGTGGCCTTGATTCTGGGATTGTTTCTATTTTAGCTTCTTCTTTAATTTCAGGCAAATTACAAACTTATGGTTTGTTGGTGATGGATGAATATAAAGAGGCGCAGATATCAAGAAGAGATGAGTTGATAACCAAATTTGGATATAAAGATACGAGTATAGATATAGAAGGGTTTTTACCTTTTTCAGAGAATAGCTATAGAGTAACCAATGCAGAAATGGTTCCTTGGGAAGGATGTTATCATGCAGCATTTAATCATCTGTTATCATTAACTCAACAAAAGAAAGATAATGTGTTGTTTACAGGTTTTGGCGGTGATGAATTGTTCTTTCCGTATTGGGATGAAATGGATGAGGTAGACAAAAAATCATACATCTCCAATGCTCATTTATCTAGAGATAAAGTACCGTTATTTATAAAAAATGACTTGTATGAAACTTATTCTGATACCGTGAATTCGATAAAAAGAGCACCTAAGTCATTAATGTCAGATTCGTCTATAGAGGCGGTGGCCTATGGTTCTCCTGTTTACCTTACTAATAATATATGGCCAGTAAGCCCATATTGTACACCCGAACTGATTAATTTTTGCAGAAGCCTTCCTTTTTCCTGGCGAAAAAACCGGAGATTACAACGAGAATTTCTTACTCAACATGGGTGTTCAAGAAAAATTAGCCACCCAAAACAATCAGAAGATTTTGGACCCGTTATGTCTCATGCTCTGCAACAATCTAGTATTAAGGTTGATAACCTTTTTAAGAACTCTTGTTTAGCAGATATGGGATATATAGAACCAAAAAGATTTATAAGTGCTTATCATAAGCATATTAATAATAGACAAAGAAGCAAATATTCAAATATTGATTTTTATACAGTAATAGCTTTAGAGTACACCATGTATTCTTTGTTTACTAAACAAAATGAAAATTTAGTAATGATATGA
- a CDS encoding DUF6438 domain-containing protein → MKCVMMILIMVGFSCQSTKSTSANVSKDEALVYYSKGPCLGKCPVYDLWIYHDGSISYSGINHVSVKGNISRKLEEQELKELKRILNKDSYGDRVFKKIRDRPITTLRFNGKEYKYYSNKIDGALKEIDVKLKNVMNNIVLNHENKEG, encoded by the coding sequence ATGAAATGTGTAATGATGATTTTGATAATGGTAGGATTTTCTTGTCAATCTACAAAAAGTACTTCCGCTAATGTTTCAAAAGATGAAGCACTGGTATATTATTCAAAAGGGCCTTGTTTAGGAAAATGCCCAGTATATGATTTGTGGATATATCATGATGGTTCAATCTCTTATTCTGGGATAAACCATGTCTCTGTAAAAGGAAATATCAGCAGGAAATTAGAAGAACAGGAGTTGAAAGAATTAAAAAGAATATTAAATAAAGATTCGTACGGTGATCGGGTATTTAAAAAAATACGAGATCGGCCAATAACTACATTACGTTTTAACGGTAAAGAGTATAAGTATTACTCTAATAAGATCGATGGTGCCCTAAAAGAAATTGATGTCAAACTAAAAAACGTAATGAATAATATTGTTTTGAATCATGAAAATAAGGAAGGATAG